Proteins found in one Pyrus communis chromosome 15, drPyrComm1.1, whole genome shotgun sequence genomic segment:
- the LOC137717885 gene encoding uncharacterized protein isoform X1, protein MINPFPHCFCQAAALSEPKNRSFYCSLFIVASLICGAYFIGGATIAHEYKEKLTRWKVVYNRQNTNFHTCKNRCQPSGSEALPEGIIAKTSDLEPLPLWGSSVKNENSKPSKSLLAIAVGIRQKEIVDKIAKKFLSSDFVVMLFHYDGAVDKWRDLPWSDRAIHVSVMNQTKWWFAKRFLHPDIVSEYKYIFLWDEDLGVENFNPKRYVSIIQEEGLEISQPALDPDKSEVYHPITARVKKSKVHRRFHKYKGSARCDDHSSAPPCAGWVEMMAPVFSRSAWQCVWYMIQNDLVHAWGLDVQLGYCAQGDRTQNVGVVDSEYIVHLGLPTLGVSDGNKVTNGPDPSQKGDSKALAPSSSDKVNDRSKVRMQSFIDMQIFKERWSAAIKEDKCWVDPYQLSTN, encoded by the exons ATGATCAACCCT TTTCCTCATTGTTTTTGTCAGGCCGCGGCGCTGTCTGAGCCGAAGAATAGGTCATTCTACTGCAGTCTCTTCATTGTAGCTTCTTTGATCTGCGGGGCTTACTTCATCGGTGGTGCAACCATTGCTCACGAGTACAAGGAA aaattaacaagaTGGAAAGTGGTCTACAATAGGCAGAATACAAATTTTCATACGTGCAAG AATCGTTGCCAACCTTCAGGGAGTGAGGCATTACCGGAAGGAATTATTGCCAAAACATCTGACTTGGAACCGCTGCCTCTATGGGGTTCATCTGTGAAAAAT gaaaacTCAAAACCTTCTAAGAGCTTGCTGGCAATTGCAGTTGGAATAAGGCAGAAAGAAATAGTGGACAAAATTGCCAAAAAG TTTCTATCAAGTGATTTTGTTGTTATGCTTTTTCATTATGATGGTGCGGTGGATAAATGGAGGGATTTACCTTGGAGTGATCGTGCCATACACGTGTCTGTGATGAATCAAACAAAATG GTGGTTTGCCAAACGTTTCCTGCATCCAGATATAGTTTCGGAgtacaaatatatttttctttgggATGAGGACCTTGGAGTTGagaattttaacccaaaacg ATATGTATCCATTATTCAGGAAGAGGGACTTGAAATATCACAGCCAGCACTTGATCCTGACAAGTCAGAGGTGTATCATCCAATCACTGCACGTGTGAAGAAATCAAAAGTGCACAG AAGGTTTCATAAATATAAAGGCAGTGCAAGGTGTGACGACCATAGTTCTGCTCCTCCTTGTGCTGG TTGGGTGGAAATGATGGCACCTGTATTCTCAAGATCTGCCTGGCAATGTGTATGGTACATGATCCAG AATGATCTGGTCCATGCATGGGGCCTGGATGTGCAGCTTGGTTATTGTGCACAA GGAGATCGAACACAAAACGTTGGTGTGGTTGACTCAGAGTATATAGTTCATCTTGGTCTTCCTACGCTCGGTGTCTCAGATGGCAATAAG GTGACCAATGGCCCGGATCCTTCTCAGAAAGGGGACTCGAAAGCATTG GCACCATCTTCCTCGGATAAAGTCAATGATCGATCTAAA GTTAGGATGCAGTCCTTTATTGACATGCAGATCTTTAAGGAAAGATGGAGTGCTGCAATAAAGGAGGATAAATGTTGGGTTGACCCGTATCAACTATCAACAAACTGA
- the LOC137717885 gene encoding uncharacterized protein isoform X2, whose translation MINPAAALSEPKNRSFYCSLFIVASLICGAYFIGGATIAHEYKEKLTRWKVVYNRQNTNFHTCKNRCQPSGSEALPEGIIAKTSDLEPLPLWGSSVKNENSKPSKSLLAIAVGIRQKEIVDKIAKKFLSSDFVVMLFHYDGAVDKWRDLPWSDRAIHVSVMNQTKWWFAKRFLHPDIVSEYKYIFLWDEDLGVENFNPKRYVSIIQEEGLEISQPALDPDKSEVYHPITARVKKSKVHRRFHKYKGSARCDDHSSAPPCAGWVEMMAPVFSRSAWQCVWYMIQNDLVHAWGLDVQLGYCAQGDRTQNVGVVDSEYIVHLGLPTLGVSDGNKVTNGPDPSQKGDSKALAPSSSDKVNDRSKVRMQSFIDMQIFKERWSAAIKEDKCWVDPYQLSTN comes from the exons ATGATCAACCCT GCCGCGGCGCTGTCTGAGCCGAAGAATAGGTCATTCTACTGCAGTCTCTTCATTGTAGCTTCTTTGATCTGCGGGGCTTACTTCATCGGTGGTGCAACCATTGCTCACGAGTACAAGGAA aaattaacaagaTGGAAAGTGGTCTACAATAGGCAGAATACAAATTTTCATACGTGCAAG AATCGTTGCCAACCTTCAGGGAGTGAGGCATTACCGGAAGGAATTATTGCCAAAACATCTGACTTGGAACCGCTGCCTCTATGGGGTTCATCTGTGAAAAAT gaaaacTCAAAACCTTCTAAGAGCTTGCTGGCAATTGCAGTTGGAATAAGGCAGAAAGAAATAGTGGACAAAATTGCCAAAAAG TTTCTATCAAGTGATTTTGTTGTTATGCTTTTTCATTATGATGGTGCGGTGGATAAATGGAGGGATTTACCTTGGAGTGATCGTGCCATACACGTGTCTGTGATGAATCAAACAAAATG GTGGTTTGCCAAACGTTTCCTGCATCCAGATATAGTTTCGGAgtacaaatatatttttctttgggATGAGGACCTTGGAGTTGagaattttaacccaaaacg ATATGTATCCATTATTCAGGAAGAGGGACTTGAAATATCACAGCCAGCACTTGATCCTGACAAGTCAGAGGTGTATCATCCAATCACTGCACGTGTGAAGAAATCAAAAGTGCACAG AAGGTTTCATAAATATAAAGGCAGTGCAAGGTGTGACGACCATAGTTCTGCTCCTCCTTGTGCTGG TTGGGTGGAAATGATGGCACCTGTATTCTCAAGATCTGCCTGGCAATGTGTATGGTACATGATCCAG AATGATCTGGTCCATGCATGGGGCCTGGATGTGCAGCTTGGTTATTGTGCACAA GGAGATCGAACACAAAACGTTGGTGTGGTTGACTCAGAGTATATAGTTCATCTTGGTCTTCCTACGCTCGGTGTCTCAGATGGCAATAAG GTGACCAATGGCCCGGATCCTTCTCAGAAAGGGGACTCGAAAGCATTG GCACCATCTTCCTCGGATAAAGTCAATGATCGATCTAAA GTTAGGATGCAGTCCTTTATTGACATGCAGATCTTTAAGGAAAGATGGAGTGCTGCAATAAAGGAGGATAAATGTTGGGTTGACCCGTATCAACTATCAACAAACTGA
- the LOC137717571 gene encoding ETHYLENE INSENSITIVE 3-like 1 protein isoform X1 — translation MGIFEELGFCGNLDFLSAPSGEGDAAPEHELEATVEEDYSDDETDVDELEKRMWRDRMLLKKKLKEQTKGKEEVDNARQCQSQEQARRKKMSRAQDGILKYMLKMMEVCKAQGFVYGIIPEKGKPVSGASDNLRAWWKEKVRFDRNGPAAISKYQADHSVPGKNEHFSAVASTPHTLQELQDTTLGSLLSALMQHCNPPQRRFPLEKGVAPPWWPTGNEEWWPQLNLPKDQGPPPYKKPHDLKKAWKVGVLTAVIKHMSPDVAKIRKLVCQSKCLQDKMTAKESATWLAILNQEEALARRLYPDRCPPPFAGGNDSLAISGTSDYDVEGVDDDENVEIEDCKPLVNHFNIGATGQRERLGPQIKRELIEINSDFGQKRKQLAEEPQMMLNQKVYTCEYLQCPYHDYRLGFLDITARNNHQLNCPHRSNSSQVLGMSSFQLHNEKPVSFSLPIAQQPTPAIQQPVNQSSMFDDSGLGIQQPLNQSGRFDASGLGIAEDGQKMISELMSFYDSNIQQNNNCNPGNLNVIDDRNQQQANYQFPVNDNFFGQGVDIGRNMNMSEPSPVLMLHPGLSSPEVQFDQLIAFESPFGNNSSEDVDIRFDSPFHLAPVGYNAMDPPVNQDASPWFP, via the coding sequence ATGGGGATCTTTGAGGAGCTGGGTTTCTGTGGTAATCTTGACTTTCTTTCTGCTCCATCTGGGGAAGGGGATGCAGCTCCAGAGCATGAACTAGAGGCGACAGTGGAGGAGGATTATAGTGATGACGAAACGGATGTTGATGAGCTCGAGAAGAGGATGTGGAGAGATAGAATgctattgaagaagaagcttaAAGAACAAACTAAGGGAAAGGAAGAAGTCGACAATGCAAGACAGTGTCAATCACAGGAACAAGCTCGGAGGAAGAAGATGTCACGGGCACAAGATGGAATCCTGAAATATATGCTGAAAATGATGGAAGTTTGCAAAGCTCAAGGTTTTGTTTATGGAATTATCCCTGAAAAAGGAAAACCAGTGAGTGGCGCTTCTGACAATCTGAGAGCATGGTGGAAGGAAAAAGTAAGATTTGATCGTAATGGCCCAGCTGCCATTTCTAAGTATCAGGCAGATCATTCAGTCCCTGGGAAGAATGAACACTTCAGTGCGGTGGCATCCACTCCTCACACCTTGCAGGAGCTCCAAGACACCACTCTTGGTTCACTTTTGTCAGCTTTGATGCAGCACTGCAATCCTCCCCAAAGACGTTTCCCATTGGAGAAGGGTGTTGCCCCACCTTGGTGGCCTACTGGTAATGAGGAATGGTGGCCTCAACTAAATCTGCCCAAGGATCAGGGTCCTCCCCCATACAAGAAGCCTCATGATCTGAAGAAGGCTTGGAAGGTTGGTGTTCTCACGGCTGTGATAAAGCACATGTCACCAGATGTTGCCAAGATCCGCAAGCTTGTTTGTCAGTCTAAATGTTTGCAGGACAAAATGACTGCTAAGGAGAGTGCCACTTGGCTAGCCATTTTAAACCAGGAGGAAGCTTTGGCCCGGAGGCTATATCCTGATAGATGTCCACCTCCATTTGCTGGTGGGAATGACTCTCTAGCAATCAGTGGAACTAGTGATTATGATGTCGAAGGGGTTGATGATGACGAAAATGTTGAAATAGAGGATTGCAAACCTCTTGTTAATCACTTCAACATTGGAGCCACTGGACAAAGAGAGAGGCTGGGACCTCAGATTAAGAGAGAGCTTATTGAGATCAACTCCGATTTTGGTCAAAAGAGGAAGCAGCTGGCTGAAGAGCCACAAATGATGTTAAATCAGAAGGTTTACACCTGTGAATATCTGCAGTGCCCGTATCATGATTATCGCCTAGGCTTTCTTGACATAACTGCAAGAAACAATCATCAGTTGAATTGTCCACACCGGAGTAATTCTTCACAAGTGCTTGGAATGTCAAGCTTTCAGCTTCACAATGAGAAACCTGTGAGCTTCTCTCTACCCATTGCTCAACAACCTACACCAGCAATTCAACAACCAGTGAACCAGTCAAGTATGTTCGATGATTCGGGACTTGGAATTCAACAACCATTGAACCAGTCAGGTAGGTTTGATGCTTCAGGACTTGGAATTGCTGAGGATGGGCAGAAAATGATATCGGAGCTTATGTCATTCTATGATAGTAATATTCAGCAGAACAATAACTGCAATCCTGGAAACCTCAATGTTATAGATGATCGCAATCAGCAGCAGGCGAACTATCAATTTCCAGTGAATGATAACTTCTTTGGTCAAGGAGTGGACATAGGACGCAACATGAACATGTCGGAACCATCCCCCGTGCTTATGCTTCATCCAGGTTTGTCATCCCCGGAAGTTCAGTTTGATCAGTTGATAGCATTTGAGTCTCCATTTGGAAACAATTCCAGCGAAGATGTTGACATAAGATTTGACTCCCCCTTTCACTTGGCACCAGTTGGTTATAATGCTATGGACCCGCCGGTGAACCAAGATGCATCACCCTGGTTCCCATGA
- the LOC137717571 gene encoding protein ETHYLENE INSENSITIVE 3-like isoform X2, producing the protein MGIFEELGFCGNLDFLSAPSGEGDAAPEHELEATVEEDYSDDETDVDELEKRMWRDRMLLKKKLKEQTKGKEEVDNARQCQSQEQARRKKMSRAQDGILKYMLKMMEVCKAQGFVYGIIPEKGKPVSGASDNLRAWWKEKVRFDRNGPAAISKYQADHSVPGKNEHFSAVASTPHTLQELQDTTLGSLLSALMQHCNPPQRRFPLEKGVAPPWWPTGNEEWWPQLNLPKDQGPPPYKKPHDLKKAWKVGVLTAVIKHMSPDVAKIRKLVCQSKCLQDKMTAKESATWLAILNQEEALARRLYPDRCPPPFAGGNDSLAISGTSDYDVEGVDDDENVEIEDCKPLVNHFNIGATGQRERLGPQIKRELIEINSDFGQKRKQLAEEPQMMLNQKVYTCEYLQCPYHDYRLGFLDITARNNHQLNCPHRSNSSQVLGMSSFQLHNEKPVSFSLPIAQQPTPAIQQPVNQSSMFDDSGLGIQQPLNQSGRFDASGLGIAEDGQKMISELMSFYDSNIQQNNNCNPGNLNVIDDRNQQQANYQFPVNDNFFGQGVDIGRNMNMSEPSPVLMLHPVGYNAMDPPVNQDASPWFP; encoded by the exons ATGGGGATCTTTGAGGAGCTGGGTTTCTGTGGTAATCTTGACTTTCTTTCTGCTCCATCTGGGGAAGGGGATGCAGCTCCAGAGCATGAACTAGAGGCGACAGTGGAGGAGGATTATAGTGATGACGAAACGGATGTTGATGAGCTCGAGAAGAGGATGTGGAGAGATAGAATgctattgaagaagaagcttaAAGAACAAACTAAGGGAAAGGAAGAAGTCGACAATGCAAGACAGTGTCAATCACAGGAACAAGCTCGGAGGAAGAAGATGTCACGGGCACAAGATGGAATCCTGAAATATATGCTGAAAATGATGGAAGTTTGCAAAGCTCAAGGTTTTGTTTATGGAATTATCCCTGAAAAAGGAAAACCAGTGAGTGGCGCTTCTGACAATCTGAGAGCATGGTGGAAGGAAAAAGTAAGATTTGATCGTAATGGCCCAGCTGCCATTTCTAAGTATCAGGCAGATCATTCAGTCCCTGGGAAGAATGAACACTTCAGTGCGGTGGCATCCACTCCTCACACCTTGCAGGAGCTCCAAGACACCACTCTTGGTTCACTTTTGTCAGCTTTGATGCAGCACTGCAATCCTCCCCAAAGACGTTTCCCATTGGAGAAGGGTGTTGCCCCACCTTGGTGGCCTACTGGTAATGAGGAATGGTGGCCTCAACTAAATCTGCCCAAGGATCAGGGTCCTCCCCCATACAAGAAGCCTCATGATCTGAAGAAGGCTTGGAAGGTTGGTGTTCTCACGGCTGTGATAAAGCACATGTCACCAGATGTTGCCAAGATCCGCAAGCTTGTTTGTCAGTCTAAATGTTTGCAGGACAAAATGACTGCTAAGGAGAGTGCCACTTGGCTAGCCATTTTAAACCAGGAGGAAGCTTTGGCCCGGAGGCTATATCCTGATAGATGTCCACCTCCATTTGCTGGTGGGAATGACTCTCTAGCAATCAGTGGAACTAGTGATTATGATGTCGAAGGGGTTGATGATGACGAAAATGTTGAAATAGAGGATTGCAAACCTCTTGTTAATCACTTCAACATTGGAGCCACTGGACAAAGAGAGAGGCTGGGACCTCAGATTAAGAGAGAGCTTATTGAGATCAACTCCGATTTTGGTCAAAAGAGGAAGCAGCTGGCTGAAGAGCCACAAATGATGTTAAATCAGAAGGTTTACACCTGTGAATATCTGCAGTGCCCGTATCATGATTATCGCCTAGGCTTTCTTGACATAACTGCAAGAAACAATCATCAGTTGAATTGTCCACACCGGAGTAATTCTTCACAAGTGCTTGGAATGTCAAGCTTTCAGCTTCACAATGAGAAACCTGTGAGCTTCTCTCTACCCATTGCTCAACAACCTACACCAGCAATTCAACAACCAGTGAACCAGTCAAGTATGTTCGATGATTCGGGACTTGGAATTCAACAACCATTGAACCAGTCAGGTAGGTTTGATGCTTCAGGACTTGGAATTGCTGAGGATGGGCAGAAAATGATATCGGAGCTTATGTCATTCTATGATAGTAATATTCAGCAGAACAATAACTGCAATCCTGGAAACCTCAATGTTATAGATGATCGCAATCAGCAGCAGGCGAACTATCAATTTCCAGTGAATGATAACTTCTTTGGTCAAGGAGTGGACATAGGACGCAACATGAACATGTCGGAACCATCCCCCGTGCTTATGCTTCATCCAG TTGGTTATAATGCTATGGACCCGCCGGTGAACCAAGATGCATCACCCTGGTTCCCATGA